The genome window AAGCCGTACACGGCCTTGAAGGCCGCCTGTTCCGGGAATTCGACGTGCACCCATTCGGCCTGGGTGTCGTACAGAGGTCTGTCCTTGTCCACTGAGCGGTCTCCCGGGGTCAGCGCGCCGCGGCCAGGCGCGCGGCCTTTTCGCGGGTCCAGGCGTCGCACTGCGAACGCGCGGCGGCGCGGTAGCCGGCCATTTCCTCGTCGCTGGCCACGGTGGTGGTCAGCTCCAGCCGCACGCCGTTGGGGTCGAAGAAGTAGATGGACTGCACGAAGCCCTCGTGGTCCACGGGGCCCAGTACTTCCACGCCGGCGGCCTGCAATCGGGCGCGCGCCTGCTCCACCGCCTGTACCGAATCCACCCGCAGCGCCAGGTGATTGGCCCAGCGCGGCGTGTTGGGCGAGGGCTCGGCCGCCTGGTTGTCGCCCAGGTCGAAGAAGGCCACGTTGCTGCCATCGGTCATCTCGAAGAACAGGTGGACGTAGGGGCAGTGTTCGCCGGTGCTGGGGATGGTCTCGGCGCGCACCAGGTGCGTGAGCGGCAGGCCCAGGATGTCCTCGTAGAAACGGCGGGTTTCCTCGGCGTCGCGGCATCGATAGGCGAAGTGGTGCAGGCCGCGGATGGGTACGAAAGATGTCATGGTGTTGCTCCGGATGAAACGTGGGGTCGCGTCGGGCTCATGCCGCCCGCCGCGCCAGATCGAAATAGAGTTGGGCGAGGTCGTCGCGGCGGGCCAGCTCGGCGCTGTCGGCGGCCAGCGCGATGCCGCCCTTCATCAGCACGTAGGCGCGGCGGGTGAAGGGCAGCGCGATGTCCAGCTTCTGCTCGACCAGCAGCATGGTCAGGCCTTCGGCCCGCAGCCGGTCGAGCACCGTCAGGATCTCGTCCACCACCCGCGGCGCCAGGCCCAGGAAGGGCTCGTCCAGCAGCAGCATGCGCGGTGCGGACATCAGCGCCCGGCCGATCGCCACCATCTGCTGTTCGCCGCCCGACAGGGTGCCGGCAAGCTGCCGGCGCCGCTCGGCCAGGCGGGGGAACAGGCGGTAGACGAAATCGAAGCGTTCCTCGGCGCGCGAACGGTCGCGCCGGATCAGCGTGACCGAGCCCAGGCGCAGGTTGTCTTCCACCGAGAGCGGCGCGAACACGTGCCGGCCCTCGGGAACCTGGACCAGTCCCGATTCGACGATGCGGTGGCTGGGCAGACCGCCTATGTCGGCGCCGGCCAGCTTCACCGTGCCCGAGCGCTGCGCGAGAATGCCCGACAGCGCCGCCAGGAGCGTGGTCTTGCCCGCGCCGTTGGGCCCCAGCAGCGCGACGGTCTCGCCCCGCTCCACCCGCAGGTCGACGTTGCGCACCACGGGCGCGTGGCCATAGCCGCCGCTGACGTTGCACAGTTCAAGCATGGGCCAGGTTCTCCACGTTGCCGAGGTAGGCCTCGATCACCGCCGGGTCGGCGCGCACCGCGTCGGGCGTGCCGTCGGCGATCTTGCGGCCGAAGTTCAGGACCGCCACCCGGTCGGCCAGCGCCATCAGGAAGCGCATGTCGTGCTCGATCAGCAGGACCGCGATGCCCTGGCGCGCGATGCCCAGGATGATCTCCTCCAGCCGCGCGCATTCGCCCGGCGCCAACCCGGCGGCCGGTTCGTCGAACAGCATCAGGCGGGGCCCGGCGGCCAGTCCGCGGGCGATCTCCAGCAGGCGTCCCTGGCCGAAGGACAGCGTGGAGACCTCGGCCTGCGCGAACTCGCCCAGGCCGACGAAGTCCACCAGTTCGTCCGCCCGCCGTTGTGCCTCGCGTTCGGCGCGATAGGAGTCGGGGGTGCCCGCCAGCACGCGCCACAGCGAGGCCGGCATGCGCGTGTGCATGCCGACCATGACGTTCTCGCGCACCGACAGGCTGTCGAAGGACTTGTTGTGCTGGAAGGTGCGCACGATCCCGCGCGGCGCGAAGCCGTGCGTGGGCACGCCCGCCAGCGAGCGGCCGTCGAAGGCCAGCTGGCCGCTGGTGGGCGCGAAGGCGCCGGCGATCATGTTGAAGGTGGTGGTCTTGCCGGCGCCGTTGGGGCCGATCACGCCCACCACTTCACCCGCGTGCACATCCAGGTCCAGGTCCGAAACGGCGTGCAGCCCGCCGAAACGCTTGCACAGGCCGCGTGCCTGCAACAGGGGGGCATTCATGCCAGGCCCTCCCGTTTCACCGGCTTGGGCTCGACGGCCGGCACGCGGGGCAGGGCCGCGGGAGGCCGGTGGCGACGGGCTTGCAGCCGGTCCCACAGCCCGATCAGGCCGCGCGGCTGGAACAGCACCGCCAGCACCATGAACACGCCGAACACCAGGGCGTGGTGGTGGCCGATGATGGGCGAGAGCACGAGCGGCATCAGGTAGAGCAGCACCGCGCCCAGGATGGCGCCCGCCATGCGGCCGCTGCCGCCGACGATCACCATGAACAGCAGCAGGAAGACGTTCTCGAGCCCGAAGATGTGCGGGTTGACGGTGTTGTCGACGAAGGCGTAGACCATGCCGGCGACGCCGGCCAGCGCGCTGGTGACGGCATAGGCGATGACCTTGGTGCGCCGCACGTCCACGCCCATGGCCGCGGCGGCCTCGGGGTTGTCGCGCACCGCGCGGCAGGCGCGGCCGAACCAGGAACGGTCCAGCCGGCCGATGATGGCCATGGTGGCCAGCATCAGCACCACGATCACCACCGTGTACCAGGGGCCGGTGACGTGCACGCCGAAGATGTCCGGCAGCCGGTAGCTGGCCAGCCCGCCGGTGCCGCCGGTGATCGTGCCACCCTCGTTCAGCACGACGATGAAGAGCTGGGCGAAGGCCAGCGTGGCCAGCGCCAGGTAGAAGCCCTCGAGGCGGGTGGCCGGTATGGCCACCACCAGCGCCAGCGCCACGCAGACCGCCACCGTGGCCAGCACCGCCAGCGGCAGCGGCATGCCCGCCTGGGTGACCAGGATGACGATGGTGTAGGCGCCGATGCCGTAGAAGCTGAAATGCGAGAAGGCGATCTGGCCCGAGACGCCGAACAGGAAGTTGTAGCTGATGGCCAGCGCGATCCACAGCAGCATCTTGCGGTAGATGTCGGTCTGGTAGGCCCCGAGCGCGAAGGCGATGGCCGACAGCACCACGGCCGCCACGACGTAGGAAAGCAGGGATTTCATGCGCGGGCCTCCCGGGGACGCAGCAGGCCCGCGGGGCGGACCAGCAGGAAGGCGATCAGCAGCACCAGCGGCACGCCCATGGCCAGTCCGGGCGGAACCGGCGCGTAGCGCACCGTGAACTGCTCGGCGAAGGCCAGGATCAGGCCCCCCAGCAGGGCGCCCTCGACCCGCGTCGCTCCGCCTATGACCAACGCGGTGAAGCCCTGTATGGCCAGCGGCATGCCCATCAGATAATGGGCCGAGACGTTGGGCGCCACCAGCACGCCGGCCAGTCCGGCCACCACCGCCCCGGCCGCGAAGGACAGCGCCGTCACGCGCGACAGGTTGATGCCCATCAGCGCGGCGGCGCGGCGGTCCAGCGCGACCGCCTCGAACGACCGGCCGGTCAGGGTGCGTTCGAAGAAGTACCAGGCACCCGCGAAGACCGCCGCGGCAATCGCGATGATGAAGAAGCTCTGGTACGACCCGGCCAGCAGCCCGAGTTCCAGCCGGCCGAAGCCGAAGGCCGGGGGCACCGGCTGCGGGTCGGGGCCGAAGCCCAGCGACACCAGTTCGCGGAACACCACCAGCATGCCCAGCAGCGCGAGCACCGGCGCCAGCGGCGGCGCGCCCCTGACCACCAGCGGCCGCACCGCCAGCCGTTCGGTCAGCCAGCCCACGGCCACCATCAGCACGGCCACCAGCGCGATGGACACGGCATAGGGCAGCTCGATGCGGGACAGCGCCACGTAGGCGCCGAAGGCCGCCACCATGGCCCATTCACCCACGCCGAAGTTGATGATGCCGGTCGGGCGCGTGATCAGCAGATAGGCCAGCGCCACCAGCCCGTAGATACAGCCGCTGGCGGCGGCGCTGACGAGAAGTTCGAGTAGATCGGTCATGAGGCCCCTGCACCCGCGTCACTGCGCGCCCGAGAAGACGACCTTGCCCTGCTTGTCGCCCTCGTACACCCGCACCACCATGCCGTTGCGGTCGAAGCCCGTGCGCTTGCCCTCGGGGAAGCCGTAGGCCGATCCCACCGCGCCCAGCACGCCCGCGTAGCCCTGCGTGGCCTGCATGGCCGCGCGCACCTTCTCCTTGTCGGTGCCGCCGGCCCGCTTGATGGCGTCGGCCACCAGCATCAGCCCGTCGTAGCCGTAGCCGTTCAGGTTGTAGGGCTCGACGCCGTTCTCTTTCTTGTAGGCCTCGATGAAGCGGCGCGCTTCCGGCTTGGCCGGGTCGAAGGCATCGACGAACACCACGCCGTCCAGCAGTCCCTTGGCCACCACCGCGGTCTGGGGCACCGACAGGTTGAAGTTGCCCAGCACCGGCATCTTCAGGCCCAGCTGGCGGTACGAACGCAGGATGAGCACGTTCTCGGGCGTGGTGACGCCGGTCAGGAAGATGGCGTCGGGCTTGGCCGCGCGCACCTTCTGCATCTGCGGGTCGGCGGTGGTCGAGCCGCGCGGGACCACTTCCTCGGCCACGATCTGCACGCCGGATTTCTCCAGCCCCGCCTTGAACGAGCGGTTGGTCAGCTGGCCCAGGTCGGAGTTTTCACCGACCAGCGCCACGCGCTTGAAGTTGCGGTTGGCCGCGTAGGCCAGCAGCGTGGCGATCTGGGTCGAGCCCAGCGGGCCGGTCTGCCAGAAATAGGGGTTGTCGATCTGCGTGGTCAGGGTGTCGCCGCTGTTGGACGGCGTGAGCTGCGGCGTCTTGGTTTCCAGCGTGACGGTCTGCACCTGCTGGGTCGACGGCGTGAGCGACAGCGACAGGATGAACGTGGCGCCGGCTTCCACCAGCTTGCGCGCGGCCGTGGCCGAGATGTCGGGGCGGGCCTGGTCGTCCTCGATCAGCAGCTCGACCTGGCGGCCCAGGATGCCGCCCTTGGCATTGAGCTCCTTGGCGGCGAAGACGGCGCCCGCGGTGACCGGTTCGGCATAGGGCTTGGCCGGGCCCACCTTGTCGGTGATGATGCCTATCTTGATGGGTTGGGCCATGGCGGGGGCCATGGCCAGCACGGCGGCGGCCAGGGCGGCGCACACGGCGAATCCGGCCATGCGGCCGGACCGGGGGGATGCGATCTTCATGGTGTCTCCTCCTGTTGTTCTAGGCGCGCGCCGGGTCCAGGGCGCGCAGGCGCCGGACCCAATGGGCGAAGGCCGCCATCTGGTCGCCCAGCACCTTGCGCGTGGCTTCGTCGGCCAGCCGGCCCTTGGCGTCGAATTTCGTGTGGCAGGAACCGATGAATACCTCGGGCCGCAGCAGCACCTGGGCTTCCAGGCAGCCGAGGATCTTGCGCAGGTCGTACTGGTTGCGTGCGCCTCCCACCGGTCCCTGGGTGGCGGACAGCACGGCCACCGGCTTGTACCGGAAGGGCTGGGGATCCAGGCGCGAGAGCCAGTCGATCGCGTTCTTGAGCGCGCCACTGACCGAGAAGTTGTATTCGGGGCTGGCGATCAGCAGTCCGTCCGCGGCGCGGATGCGGTCCGCCAGTTGCCGCACCGGCTCGGGGATGCCCTCGGCCTCCATGTCGCCGTTGTAGATGGGAATGCCGTCGAGTTCGGCCAGTTCCAGCGACAACTCGACCGGCATCAGGTCGTGCGCGGCGAGCAGCGCCATGCGGTTGTAGGAACGGCGCCGCAGGCTGCCGCATATCCCCAGGATCTGGAGGCGGCCGGCCTGATGCGCGCCGGGCGTCGTATGAGCGTCCAAAGCGTCTGTCTCCCGTGGCGCCTTCGTGGCGCCTGTTTTTCGTGATGGCGAAGCCAGTCTATGGCCGAGCGATATCAATTCCTAGCAAAATGGTTTATCTTCAATATCAACGGCGTTGATATCACTCCGGCATGGACCTGCTGCGCTTCGACCTGAATCTGCTGCTGTGCTTCGACGCCATCTACCGGCACCAAAGGCTGTCGGCGGCGGCCGACGAACTCAACCTGACCCAGCCGGCGGTCAGCGCCGCGCTCAAGCGGCTGCGCGCCCATTTCGACAATCCGCTGTTCGTGCGCACCTCGCGCGGCATGCGGCCCACCCCGTTCTCGGATGGCATCGCGCCCAAGATCGCGCAGGTGCTGGAAGTGCTCAAGGGCGTGGACCTGTCGTCGGAATTCACGCCCGCCAGCACCACCATCAATTTCCGCGTCTACATCAACGACGTCGGCATGATCGTCGCGATGCCGCAGGTGCTTGCCCACCTGCGCGAGCACGCGCCGCACGCGCGCCTGACCATCGTGGACCTGCGCCCGGACGAGGTGGTCGACGCCCTGGACAGCGGCAACATCGACCTGGCCATCGGCTATTTCCTGGGCATGCCCAACTGGGCGCGCCAGCAGAACCTGCGCACCACGCGCTACGTCTGCATGGTCGCGGGCCACCATCCCGAGATCCGCGACTCCCTGTCGCTGGAGCAGTTCCTGCGCTGCCGCCATGCCATGTACGTGAACAGCGGCTCGCAGTACTACGCCATGGAGCAGGCCCTGGCCGAGCGCGGCCTGACACGCGACGTCATCCTGCACGTGCCGCGCTTCTCGGCCCTGCCCTTCCTGGTGGCACAGGCCGACCTGATCGCGACCGTGCCCGAGGACCTGGGCACGCTGTTCTCGCGGCTGCTGGACGTGCGGATCTTCACGCCGCCGCTGGAACTGGCCAATTTCCAGAT of Pigmentiphaga sp. H8 contains these proteins:
- a CDS encoding ABC transporter ATP-binding protein — its product is MNAPLLQARGLCKRFGGLHAVSDLDLDVHAGEVVGVIGPNGAGKTTTFNMIAGAFAPTSGQLAFDGRSLAGVPTHGFAPRGIVRTFQHNKSFDSLSVRENVMVGMHTRMPASLWRVLAGTPDSYRAEREAQRRADELVDFVGLGEFAQAEVSTLSFGQGRLLEIARGLAAGPRLMLFDEPAAGLAPGECARLEEIILGIARQGIAVLLIEHDMRFLMALADRVAVLNFGRKIADGTPDAVRADPAVIEAYLGNVENLAHA
- a CDS encoding LysR family transcriptional regulator; translated protein: MDLLRFDLNLLLCFDAIYRHQRLSAAADELNLTQPAVSAALKRLRAHFDNPLFVRTSRGMRPTPFSDGIAPKIAQVLEVLKGVDLSSEFTPASTTINFRVYINDVGMIVAMPQVLAHLREHAPHARLTIVDLRPDEVVDALDSGNIDLAIGYFLGMPNWARQQNLRTTRYVCMVAGHHPEIRDSLSLEQFLRCRHAMYVNSGSQYYAMEQALAERGLTRDVILHVPRFSALPFLVAQADLIATVPEDLGTLFSRLLDVRIFTPPLELANFQIHQYWHERLHAEPAYRWLRQIVYDKTSGLPVARRAD
- a CDS encoding ABC transporter ATP-binding protein; amino-acid sequence: MLELCNVSGGYGHAPVVRNVDLRVERGETVALLGPNGAGKTTLLAALSGILAQRSGTVKLAGADIGGLPSHRIVESGLVQVPEGRHVFAPLSVEDNLRLGSVTLIRRDRSRAEERFDFVYRLFPRLAERRRQLAGTLSGGEQQMVAIGRALMSAPRMLLLDEPFLGLAPRVVDEILTVLDRLRAEGLTMLLVEQKLDIALPFTRRAYVLMKGGIALAADSAELARRDDLAQLYFDLARRAA
- a CDS encoding branched-chain amino acid ABC transporter permease is translated as MTDLLELLVSAAASGCIYGLVALAYLLITRPTGIINFGVGEWAMVAAFGAYVALSRIELPYAVSIALVAVLMVAVGWLTERLAVRPLVVRGAPPLAPVLALLGMLVVFRELVSLGFGPDPQPVPPAFGFGRLELGLLAGSYQSFFIIAIAAAVFAGAWYFFERTLTGRSFEAVALDRRAAALMGINLSRVTALSFAAGAVVAGLAGVLVAPNVSAHYLMGMPLAIQGFTALVIGGATRVEGALLGGLILAFAEQFTVRYAPVPPGLAMGVPLVLLIAFLLVRPAGLLRPREARA
- a CDS encoding NADPH-dependent FMN reductase produces the protein MDAHTTPGAHQAGRLQILGICGSLRRRSYNRMALLAAHDLMPVELSLELAELDGIPIYNGDMEAEGIPEPVRQLADRIRAADGLLIASPEYNFSVSGALKNAIDWLSRLDPQPFRYKPVAVLSATQGPVGGARNQYDLRKILGCLEAQVLLRPEVFIGSCHTKFDAKGRLADEATRKVLGDQMAAFAHWVRRLRALDPARA
- a CDS encoding VOC family protein produces the protein MTSFVPIRGLHHFAYRCRDAEETRRFYEDILGLPLTHLVRAETIPSTGEHCPYVHLFFEMTDGSNVAFFDLGDNQAAEPSPNTPRWANHLALRVDSVQAVEQARARLQAAGVEVLGPVDHEGFVQSIYFFDPNGVRLELTTTVASDEEMAGYRAAARSQCDAWTREKAARLAAAR
- a CDS encoding ABC transporter substrate-binding protein produces the protein MKIASPRSGRMAGFAVCAALAAAVLAMAPAMAQPIKIGIITDKVGPAKPYAEPVTAGAVFAAKELNAKGGILGRQVELLIEDDQARPDISATAARKLVEAGATFILSLSLTPSTQQVQTVTLETKTPQLTPSNSGDTLTTQIDNPYFWQTGPLGSTQIATLLAYAANRNFKRVALVGENSDLGQLTNRSFKAGLEKSGVQIVAEEVVPRGSTTADPQMQKVRAAKPDAIFLTGVTTPENVLILRSYRQLGLKMPVLGNFNLSVPQTAVVAKGLLDGVVFVDAFDPAKPEARRFIEAYKKENGVEPYNLNGYGYDGLMLVADAIKRAGGTDKEKVRAAMQATQGYAGVLGAVGSAYGFPEGKRTGFDRNGMVVRVYEGDKQGKVVFSGAQ
- a CDS encoding branched-chain amino acid ABC transporter permease; this translates as MKSLLSYVVAAVVLSAIAFALGAYQTDIYRKMLLWIALAISYNFLFGVSGQIAFSHFSFYGIGAYTIVILVTQAGMPLPLAVLATVAVCVALALVVAIPATRLEGFYLALATLAFAQLFIVVLNEGGTITGGTGGLASYRLPDIFGVHVTGPWYTVVIVVLMLATMAIIGRLDRSWFGRACRAVRDNPEAAAAMGVDVRRTKVIAYAVTSALAGVAGMVYAFVDNTVNPHIFGLENVFLLLFMVIVGGSGRMAGAILGAVLLYLMPLVLSPIIGHHHALVFGVFMVLAVLFQPRGLIGLWDRLQARRHRPPAALPRVPAVEPKPVKREGLA